The Triplophysa rosa linkage group LG3, Trosa_1v2, whole genome shotgun sequence genome has a segment encoding these proteins:
- the LOC130551684 gene encoding von Willebrand factor A domain-containing protein 5A-like isoform X3: protein MTNCCGLVTKEKLPVPLKSISVEVQVKGHVATVTSTLQYVNEEERPLEALFVFPLPADAAVCHFSAKIGEHEIVAELKEKQTARDQYDDAVSSGQQAFLLEESEESSDVFKLSVGCLSPGQNAAISITYITELSVQADHALRFCLPAVLNPRYTPAGSAAGIVSEISSVCDSVPYTLTLSVHVSSPKPISKLESNCTLDPLVFLDSHHTHATVNLSSGHKFDKDVELFVYYENTHQPTAIVEAGVTAAQPGSLMSDPVVMISLYPEFPEEVMSSLTTQGEFVFVIDRSGSMDCMMHHGEGAQMRIESAKETLLLLLKSLPMGCYFNIYGFGSRYESFFPQSVVYNQDTMDQALKRVSEMRADMGGTEILQPLKHIYSQPCYPEHPRQLFVFTDGEVGNTKEVLDLVRNHSSSHRCFSFGIGEGASSALITGLAREGCGHAQFITGTDRMQPKAMQSLRFALQPVVNKISVQWKVPDGITVDTLSPPINVIFQGQRSLVYAQIKGQSSESSEGSVMIQYNLKDQPVTNQLHFCLKPAEDTGLMIHRLAARSLIGRLEQEERAGGAEVESVRSRMVKLSVEAGVNSVHTAFIAINKHNRETVKGPLIQRRIPTQGLYLRGSQLPVFGYACVSKCRERAIVSDGIDEELDTQMLESLQCDSRLKCSLTDLPPVQTKSSGVKKKVKSLFRRNSKQKSMSSVQTNVHSKQEAAPEPQKDSFLQLVSLQKASGCWEMNSALAQVFGKTEDELTNQKPAQVDGSVWATLLALIWLYGYKMEHQVEWQFVAMKAASWIRSQNVGGLSQCVCDGNVLLGCHVTQETLGI from the exons ATGACGAACTGTTGTGGTCTCGTGACGAAAGAGAAACTGCCAG TTCCTCTGAAGAGCATCTCAGTGGAGGTGCAGGTCAAGGGTCATGTAGCCACAGTCACCTCCACTCTGCAGTATGTGAATGAGGAAGAGCGCCCCCTGGAGGCCTTGTTTGTGTTCCCTCTGCCTGCTGATGCTGCTGTCTGTCACTTCAGTGCCAAGATCGGAGAGCACGAGATTGTGGCAGAGCTGAAAGAGAAACAGACC GCGAGAGATCAGTATGATGATGCTGTGAGTTCAGGTCAGCAGGCGTTTCTGTTGGAAGAGAGTGAAGAAAGTTCTGATGTGTTCAAACTGAGTGTTGGGTGTCTGTCACCGGGTCAGAACGCCGCCATCAGCATCACATACATCACTGAACTCTCTGTGCAGGCCGACCACGCGCTGCGCTTCTGTCTGCCTGCTGTCCTCAACCCCAGATACACACCAGCAG GTTCAGCTGCTGGAATAGTTTCAGAGATTTCATCAGTATGTGACTCTGTCCCCTACACTCTGACTCTTAGTGTTCATGTGAGCTCTCCAAAGCCCATCTCCAAACTAGAGTCCAACTGCACTCTGGATCCTCTAGTGTTCCTCGACTCGCATCACACTCACGCTACg GTGAATCTGAGTTCTGGGCACAAGTTTGATAAAGATGTTGAGTTGTTTGTGTACTATGAGAATACCCATCAGCCCACTGCTATAGTGGAGGCAGGAGTGACCGCTGCTCAACCAG GTTCTCTGATGAGTGACCCAGTGGTGATGATCAGTTTGTACCCAGAATTCCcagaggaagtgatgtcatcattaACAACTCAAGGGgagtttgtttttgtgattgACAGATCGGGCAGTATGGACTGCATGATGCATCATGGTGAAGGAGCACAGATGCGTATAGAAAGTGCAAAG GAAACTCTGCTGTTACTGTTGAAGAGTCTGCCCATGGGCTGTTACTTCAATATCTATGGATTTGGCTCTCGTTATGAGTCCTTCTTCCC TCAGAGTGTTGTGTACAATCAGGACACAATGGATCAGGCACTGAAGAGAGTCAGTGAAATGAGAGCAGACATGGGCGGCACAGAGATTTTACAGCCTCTGAAACACATCTACAGTCAACCCTGTTACCCCGAACACCCCAGACAG TTGTTTGTCTTCACTGATGGAGAGGTGGGGAACACTAAAGAGGTTCTGGATCTTGTCAGAAACCATTCTAGTTCTCACAG GTGTTTCTCGTTCGGGATTGGTGAGGGTGCGAGTAGCGCCCTCATCACAGGATTGGCCAGAGAGGGATGTGGCCACGCCCAGTTCATCACCGGCACTGACCGCATGCAGCCCAAA GCGATGCAGTCTCTCAGGTTTGCTCTGCAGCCTGTAGTGAACAAGATCTCTGTGCAGTGGAAAGTTCCAGATGGCATCACTGTTGACACGCTGTCCCCACCCATCAATGTCATCTTCCAGGGTCAAAGGTCACTCGTTTATGCCCAGATTAAAGGACAG AGTTCAGAAAGCTCTGAAGGATCAGTGATGATACAATACAACCTGAAAGATCAACCAGTGACAAACCAGCTTCACTTCTGCCTTAAACCAGCTGAGGACACTGG GTTGATGATCCACCGTCTGGCGGCTCGGTCTCTGATTGGTCGTCTGGAGCAGGAGGAGAGGGCAGGAGGTGCAGAGGTGGAGTCTGTCAGGAGCAGGATGGTGAAGCTCAGTGTTGAAGCAGGAGTGAACAGTGTTCATACAGCCTTCATTGCCATTAATAAACACAACAGAGAGACTGTGAAAGGACCTCTCATACAGAGAAGAATACCAACACAAG GATTATATTTGAGAGGTTCTCAGCTACCAGTATTCG GGTATGCCTGTGTAAGCAAGTGTCGTGAAAGGGCAATCGTGTCAGATGGTATTGATGAAGAACTGGACACAC AAATGTTAGAGTCTCTTCAGTGTGACTCTCGTTTGAAATGCA GCCTGACGGATTTACCACCGGTACAAACAAAAAGTAGCGGAGTAAAAAAGA AGGTCAAGAGTTTATTTCGCCGTAATTCTAAACAGAAGTCTATGTCATCTGTCCAGACAAACGTTCATAGCAAGCAAGAAG cagcACCTGAGCCTCAGAAGGACTCTTTTCTTCAGCTGGTGTCTCTTCAGAAGGCCTCGGGCTGCTGGGAGATGAACTCTGCGCTGGCACAAGTGTTTGGAAAGACAGAAGATGagctgaccaatcagaaaccagcacag gTGGACGGCTCAGTGTGGGCCACTCTTCTGGCTCTCATCTGGTTATACGGATATAAAATGGAGCATCAAGTTGAGTGGCAGTTTGTGGCCATGAAGGCGGCATCATGGATCCGCTCTCAGAATG tgggCGGTctgtctcagtgtgtgtgtgatgggaaTGTTCTGCTGGGATGTCACGTGACACAAGAGACTTTGGGAATCTGA
- the LOC130551684 gene encoding von Willebrand factor A domain-containing protein 5A-like isoform X4, which yields MTNCCGLVTKEKLPVPLKSISVEVQVKGHVATVTSTLQYVNEEERPLEALFVFPLPADAAVCHFSAKIGEHEIVAELKEKQTARDQYDDAVSSGQQAFLLEESEESSDVFKLSVGCLSPGQNAAISITYITELSVQADHALRFCLPAVLNPRYTPAGSAAGIVSEISSVCDSVPYTLTLSVHVSSPKPISKLESNCTLDPLVFLDSHHTHATVNLSSGHKFDKDVELFVYYENTHQPTAIVEAGVTAAQPGSLMSDPVVMISLYPEFPEEVMSSLTTQGEFVFVIDRSGSMDCMMHHGEGAQMRIESAKETLLLLLKSLPMGCYFNIYGFGSRYESFFPQSVVYNQDTMDQALKRVSEMRADMGGTEILQPLKHIYSQPCYPEHPRQLFVFTDGEVGNTKEVLDLVRNHSSSHRCFSFGIGEGASSALITGLAREGCGHAQFITGTDRMQPKAMQSLRFALQPVVNKISVQWKVPDGITVDTLSPPINVIFQGQRSLVYAQIKGQSSESSEGSVMIQYNLKDQPVTNQLHFCLKPAEDTGLMIHRLAARSLIGRLEQEERAGGAEVESVRSRMVKLSVEAGVNSVHTAFIAINKHNRETVKGPLIQRRIPTQGLYLRGSQLPVFGYACVSKCRERAIVSDGIDEELDTQMLESLQCDSRLKCSLTDLPPVQTKSSGVKKKVKSLFRRNSKQKSMSSVQTNVHSKQEAPEPQKDSFLQLVSLQKASGCWEMNSALAQVFGKTEDELTNQKPAQVDGSVWATLLALIWLYGYKMEHQVEWQFVAMKAASWIRSQNVGGLSQCVCDGNVLLGCHVTQETLGI from the exons ATGACGAACTGTTGTGGTCTCGTGACGAAAGAGAAACTGCCAG TTCCTCTGAAGAGCATCTCAGTGGAGGTGCAGGTCAAGGGTCATGTAGCCACAGTCACCTCCACTCTGCAGTATGTGAATGAGGAAGAGCGCCCCCTGGAGGCCTTGTTTGTGTTCCCTCTGCCTGCTGATGCTGCTGTCTGTCACTTCAGTGCCAAGATCGGAGAGCACGAGATTGTGGCAGAGCTGAAAGAGAAACAGACC GCGAGAGATCAGTATGATGATGCTGTGAGTTCAGGTCAGCAGGCGTTTCTGTTGGAAGAGAGTGAAGAAAGTTCTGATGTGTTCAAACTGAGTGTTGGGTGTCTGTCACCGGGTCAGAACGCCGCCATCAGCATCACATACATCACTGAACTCTCTGTGCAGGCCGACCACGCGCTGCGCTTCTGTCTGCCTGCTGTCCTCAACCCCAGATACACACCAGCAG GTTCAGCTGCTGGAATAGTTTCAGAGATTTCATCAGTATGTGACTCTGTCCCCTACACTCTGACTCTTAGTGTTCATGTGAGCTCTCCAAAGCCCATCTCCAAACTAGAGTCCAACTGCACTCTGGATCCTCTAGTGTTCCTCGACTCGCATCACACTCACGCTACg GTGAATCTGAGTTCTGGGCACAAGTTTGATAAAGATGTTGAGTTGTTTGTGTACTATGAGAATACCCATCAGCCCACTGCTATAGTGGAGGCAGGAGTGACCGCTGCTCAACCAG GTTCTCTGATGAGTGACCCAGTGGTGATGATCAGTTTGTACCCAGAATTCCcagaggaagtgatgtcatcattaACAACTCAAGGGgagtttgtttttgtgattgACAGATCGGGCAGTATGGACTGCATGATGCATCATGGTGAAGGAGCACAGATGCGTATAGAAAGTGCAAAG GAAACTCTGCTGTTACTGTTGAAGAGTCTGCCCATGGGCTGTTACTTCAATATCTATGGATTTGGCTCTCGTTATGAGTCCTTCTTCCC TCAGAGTGTTGTGTACAATCAGGACACAATGGATCAGGCACTGAAGAGAGTCAGTGAAATGAGAGCAGACATGGGCGGCACAGAGATTTTACAGCCTCTGAAACACATCTACAGTCAACCCTGTTACCCCGAACACCCCAGACAG TTGTTTGTCTTCACTGATGGAGAGGTGGGGAACACTAAAGAGGTTCTGGATCTTGTCAGAAACCATTCTAGTTCTCACAG GTGTTTCTCGTTCGGGATTGGTGAGGGTGCGAGTAGCGCCCTCATCACAGGATTGGCCAGAGAGGGATGTGGCCACGCCCAGTTCATCACCGGCACTGACCGCATGCAGCCCAAA GCGATGCAGTCTCTCAGGTTTGCTCTGCAGCCTGTAGTGAACAAGATCTCTGTGCAGTGGAAAGTTCCAGATGGCATCACTGTTGACACGCTGTCCCCACCCATCAATGTCATCTTCCAGGGTCAAAGGTCACTCGTTTATGCCCAGATTAAAGGACAG AGTTCAGAAAGCTCTGAAGGATCAGTGATGATACAATACAACCTGAAAGATCAACCAGTGACAAACCAGCTTCACTTCTGCCTTAAACCAGCTGAGGACACTGG GTTGATGATCCACCGTCTGGCGGCTCGGTCTCTGATTGGTCGTCTGGAGCAGGAGGAGAGGGCAGGAGGTGCAGAGGTGGAGTCTGTCAGGAGCAGGATGGTGAAGCTCAGTGTTGAAGCAGGAGTGAACAGTGTTCATACAGCCTTCATTGCCATTAATAAACACAACAGAGAGACTGTGAAAGGACCTCTCATACAGAGAAGAATACCAACACAAG GATTATATTTGAGAGGTTCTCAGCTACCAGTATTCG GGTATGCCTGTGTAAGCAAGTGTCGTGAAAGGGCAATCGTGTCAGATGGTATTGATGAAGAACTGGACACAC AAATGTTAGAGTCTCTTCAGTGTGACTCTCGTTTGAAATGCA GCCTGACGGATTTACCACCGGTACAAACAAAAAGTAGCGGAGTAAAAAAGA AGGTCAAGAGTTTATTTCGCCGTAATTCTAAACAGAAGTCTATGTCATCTGTCCAGACAAACGTTCATAGCAAGCAAGAAG cACCTGAGCCTCAGAAGGACTCTTTTCTTCAGCTGGTGTCTCTTCAGAAGGCCTCGGGCTGCTGGGAGATGAACTCTGCGCTGGCACAAGTGTTTGGAAAGACAGAAGATGagctgaccaatcagaaaccagcacag gTGGACGGCTCAGTGTGGGCCACTCTTCTGGCTCTCATCTGGTTATACGGATATAAAATGGAGCATCAAGTTGAGTGGCAGTTTGTGGCCATGAAGGCGGCATCATGGATCCGCTCTCAGAATG tgggCGGTctgtctcagtgtgtgtgtgatgggaaTGTTCTGCTGGGATGTCACGTGACACAAGAGACTTTGGGAATCTGA
- the LOC130551684 gene encoding von Willebrand factor A domain-containing protein 5A-like isoform X9 — protein sequence MTNCCGLVTKEKLPVPLKSISVEVQVKGHVATVTSTLQYVNEEERPLEALFVFPLPADAAVCHFSAKIGEHEIVAELKEKQTARDQYDDAVSSGQQAFLLEESEESSDVFKLSVGCLSPGQNAAISITYITELSVQADHALRFCLPAVLNPRYTPAGSAAGIVSEISSVCDSVPYTLTLSVHVSSPKPISKLESNCTLDPLVFLDSHHTHATVNLSSGHKFDKDVELFVYYENTHQPTAIVEAGVTAAQPGSLMSDPVVMISLYPEFPEEVMSSLTTQGEFVFVIDRSGSMDCMMHHGEGAQMRIESAKETLLLLLKSLPMGCYFNIYGFGSRYESFFPQSVVYNQDTMDQALKRVSEMRADMGGTEILQPLKHIYSQPCYPEHPRQLFVFTDGEVGNTKEVLDLVRNHSSSHRCFSFGIGEGASSALITGLAREGCGHAQFITGTDRMQPKAMQSLRFALQPVVNKISVQWKVPDGITVDTLSPPINVIFQGQRSLVYAQIKGQSSESSEGSVMIQYNLKDQPVTNQLHFCLKPAEDTGLMIHRLAARSLIGRLEQEERAGGAEVESVRSRMVKLSVEAGVNSVHTAFIAINKHNRETVKGPLIQRRIPTQGLYLRGSQLPVFGYACVSKCRERAIVSDGIDEELDTQMLESLQCDSRLKCKVKSLFRRNSKQKSMSSVQTNVHSKQEAPEPQKDSFLQLVSLQKASGCWEMNSALAQVFGKTEDELTNQKPAQVDGSVWATLLALIWLYGYKMEHQVEWQFVAMKAASWIRSQNVGGLSQCVCDGNVLLGCHVTQETLGI from the exons ATGACGAACTGTTGTGGTCTCGTGACGAAAGAGAAACTGCCAG TTCCTCTGAAGAGCATCTCAGTGGAGGTGCAGGTCAAGGGTCATGTAGCCACAGTCACCTCCACTCTGCAGTATGTGAATGAGGAAGAGCGCCCCCTGGAGGCCTTGTTTGTGTTCCCTCTGCCTGCTGATGCTGCTGTCTGTCACTTCAGTGCCAAGATCGGAGAGCACGAGATTGTGGCAGAGCTGAAAGAGAAACAGACC GCGAGAGATCAGTATGATGATGCTGTGAGTTCAGGTCAGCAGGCGTTTCTGTTGGAAGAGAGTGAAGAAAGTTCTGATGTGTTCAAACTGAGTGTTGGGTGTCTGTCACCGGGTCAGAACGCCGCCATCAGCATCACATACATCACTGAACTCTCTGTGCAGGCCGACCACGCGCTGCGCTTCTGTCTGCCTGCTGTCCTCAACCCCAGATACACACCAGCAG GTTCAGCTGCTGGAATAGTTTCAGAGATTTCATCAGTATGTGACTCTGTCCCCTACACTCTGACTCTTAGTGTTCATGTGAGCTCTCCAAAGCCCATCTCCAAACTAGAGTCCAACTGCACTCTGGATCCTCTAGTGTTCCTCGACTCGCATCACACTCACGCTACg GTGAATCTGAGTTCTGGGCACAAGTTTGATAAAGATGTTGAGTTGTTTGTGTACTATGAGAATACCCATCAGCCCACTGCTATAGTGGAGGCAGGAGTGACCGCTGCTCAACCAG GTTCTCTGATGAGTGACCCAGTGGTGATGATCAGTTTGTACCCAGAATTCCcagaggaagtgatgtcatcattaACAACTCAAGGGgagtttgtttttgtgattgACAGATCGGGCAGTATGGACTGCATGATGCATCATGGTGAAGGAGCACAGATGCGTATAGAAAGTGCAAAG GAAACTCTGCTGTTACTGTTGAAGAGTCTGCCCATGGGCTGTTACTTCAATATCTATGGATTTGGCTCTCGTTATGAGTCCTTCTTCCC TCAGAGTGTTGTGTACAATCAGGACACAATGGATCAGGCACTGAAGAGAGTCAGTGAAATGAGAGCAGACATGGGCGGCACAGAGATTTTACAGCCTCTGAAACACATCTACAGTCAACCCTGTTACCCCGAACACCCCAGACAG TTGTTTGTCTTCACTGATGGAGAGGTGGGGAACACTAAAGAGGTTCTGGATCTTGTCAGAAACCATTCTAGTTCTCACAG GTGTTTCTCGTTCGGGATTGGTGAGGGTGCGAGTAGCGCCCTCATCACAGGATTGGCCAGAGAGGGATGTGGCCACGCCCAGTTCATCACCGGCACTGACCGCATGCAGCCCAAA GCGATGCAGTCTCTCAGGTTTGCTCTGCAGCCTGTAGTGAACAAGATCTCTGTGCAGTGGAAAGTTCCAGATGGCATCACTGTTGACACGCTGTCCCCACCCATCAATGTCATCTTCCAGGGTCAAAGGTCACTCGTTTATGCCCAGATTAAAGGACAG AGTTCAGAAAGCTCTGAAGGATCAGTGATGATACAATACAACCTGAAAGATCAACCAGTGACAAACCAGCTTCACTTCTGCCTTAAACCAGCTGAGGACACTGG GTTGATGATCCACCGTCTGGCGGCTCGGTCTCTGATTGGTCGTCTGGAGCAGGAGGAGAGGGCAGGAGGTGCAGAGGTGGAGTCTGTCAGGAGCAGGATGGTGAAGCTCAGTGTTGAAGCAGGAGTGAACAGTGTTCATACAGCCTTCATTGCCATTAATAAACACAACAGAGAGACTGTGAAAGGACCTCTCATACAGAGAAGAATACCAACACAAG GATTATATTTGAGAGGTTCTCAGCTACCAGTATTCG GGTATGCCTGTGTAAGCAAGTGTCGTGAAAGGGCAATCGTGTCAGATGGTATTGATGAAGAACTGGACACAC AAATGTTAGAGTCTCTTCAGTGTGACTCTCGTTTGAAATGCA AGGTCAAGAGTTTATTTCGCCGTAATTCTAAACAGAAGTCTATGTCATCTGTCCAGACAAACGTTCATAGCAAGCAAGAAG cACCTGAGCCTCAGAAGGACTCTTTTCTTCAGCTGGTGTCTCTTCAGAAGGCCTCGGGCTGCTGGGAGATGAACTCTGCGCTGGCACAAGTGTTTGGAAAGACAGAAGATGagctgaccaatcagaaaccagcacag gTGGACGGCTCAGTGTGGGCCACTCTTCTGGCTCTCATCTGGTTATACGGATATAAAATGGAGCATCAAGTTGAGTGGCAGTTTGTGGCCATGAAGGCGGCATCATGGATCCGCTCTCAGAATG tgggCGGTctgtctcagtgtgtgtgtgatgggaaTGTTCTGCTGGGATGTCACGTGACACAAGAGACTTTGGGAATCTGA
- the LOC130551684 gene encoding von Willebrand factor A domain-containing protein 5A-like isoform X7: protein MTNCCGLVTKEKLPVPLKSISVEVQVKGHVATVTSTLQYVNEEERPLEALFVFPLPADAAVCHFSAKIGEHEIVAELKEKQTARDQYDDAVSSGQQAFLLEESEESSDVFKLSVGCLSPGQNAAISITYITELSVQADHALRFCLPAVLNPRYTPAGSAAGIVSEISSVCDSVPYTLTLSVHVSSPKPISKLESNCTLDPLVFLDSHHTHATVNLSSGHKFDKDVELFVYYENTHQPTAIVEAGVTAAQPGSLMSDPVVMISLYPEFPEEVMSSLTTQGEFVFVIDRSGSMDCMMHHGEGAQMRIESAKETLLLLLKSLPMGCYFNIYGFGSRYESFFPQSVVYNQDTMDQALKRVSEMRADMGGTEILQPLKHIYSQPCYPEHPRQLFVFTDGEVGNTKEVLDLVRNHSSSHRCFSFGIGEGASSALITGLAREGCGHAQFITGTDRMQPKAMQSLRFALQPVVNKISVQWKVPDGITVDTLSPPINVIFQGQRSLVYAQIKGQSSESSEGSVMIQYNLKDQPVTNQLHFCLKPAEDTGLMIHRLAARSLIGRLEQEERAGGAEVESVRSRMVKLSVEAGVNSVHTAFIAINKHNRETVKGPLIQRRIPTQGLYLRGSQLPVFGYACVSKCRERAIVSDGIDEELDTRLTDLPPVQTKSSGVKKKVKSLFRRNSKQKSMSSVQTNVHSKQEAAPEPQKDSFLQLVSLQKASGCWEMNSALAQVFGKTEDELTNQKPAQVDGSVWATLLALIWLYGYKMEHQVEWQFVAMKAASWIRSQNVGGLSQCVCDGNVLLGCHVTQETLGI, encoded by the exons ATGACGAACTGTTGTGGTCTCGTGACGAAAGAGAAACTGCCAG TTCCTCTGAAGAGCATCTCAGTGGAGGTGCAGGTCAAGGGTCATGTAGCCACAGTCACCTCCACTCTGCAGTATGTGAATGAGGAAGAGCGCCCCCTGGAGGCCTTGTTTGTGTTCCCTCTGCCTGCTGATGCTGCTGTCTGTCACTTCAGTGCCAAGATCGGAGAGCACGAGATTGTGGCAGAGCTGAAAGAGAAACAGACC GCGAGAGATCAGTATGATGATGCTGTGAGTTCAGGTCAGCAGGCGTTTCTGTTGGAAGAGAGTGAAGAAAGTTCTGATGTGTTCAAACTGAGTGTTGGGTGTCTGTCACCGGGTCAGAACGCCGCCATCAGCATCACATACATCACTGAACTCTCTGTGCAGGCCGACCACGCGCTGCGCTTCTGTCTGCCTGCTGTCCTCAACCCCAGATACACACCAGCAG GTTCAGCTGCTGGAATAGTTTCAGAGATTTCATCAGTATGTGACTCTGTCCCCTACACTCTGACTCTTAGTGTTCATGTGAGCTCTCCAAAGCCCATCTCCAAACTAGAGTCCAACTGCACTCTGGATCCTCTAGTGTTCCTCGACTCGCATCACACTCACGCTACg GTGAATCTGAGTTCTGGGCACAAGTTTGATAAAGATGTTGAGTTGTTTGTGTACTATGAGAATACCCATCAGCCCACTGCTATAGTGGAGGCAGGAGTGACCGCTGCTCAACCAG GTTCTCTGATGAGTGACCCAGTGGTGATGATCAGTTTGTACCCAGAATTCCcagaggaagtgatgtcatcattaACAACTCAAGGGgagtttgtttttgtgattgACAGATCGGGCAGTATGGACTGCATGATGCATCATGGTGAAGGAGCACAGATGCGTATAGAAAGTGCAAAG GAAACTCTGCTGTTACTGTTGAAGAGTCTGCCCATGGGCTGTTACTTCAATATCTATGGATTTGGCTCTCGTTATGAGTCCTTCTTCCC TCAGAGTGTTGTGTACAATCAGGACACAATGGATCAGGCACTGAAGAGAGTCAGTGAAATGAGAGCAGACATGGGCGGCACAGAGATTTTACAGCCTCTGAAACACATCTACAGTCAACCCTGTTACCCCGAACACCCCAGACAG TTGTTTGTCTTCACTGATGGAGAGGTGGGGAACACTAAAGAGGTTCTGGATCTTGTCAGAAACCATTCTAGTTCTCACAG GTGTTTCTCGTTCGGGATTGGTGAGGGTGCGAGTAGCGCCCTCATCACAGGATTGGCCAGAGAGGGATGTGGCCACGCCCAGTTCATCACCGGCACTGACCGCATGCAGCCCAAA GCGATGCAGTCTCTCAGGTTTGCTCTGCAGCCTGTAGTGAACAAGATCTCTGTGCAGTGGAAAGTTCCAGATGGCATCACTGTTGACACGCTGTCCCCACCCATCAATGTCATCTTCCAGGGTCAAAGGTCACTCGTTTATGCCCAGATTAAAGGACAG AGTTCAGAAAGCTCTGAAGGATCAGTGATGATACAATACAACCTGAAAGATCAACCAGTGACAAACCAGCTTCACTTCTGCCTTAAACCAGCTGAGGACACTGG GTTGATGATCCACCGTCTGGCGGCTCGGTCTCTGATTGGTCGTCTGGAGCAGGAGGAGAGGGCAGGAGGTGCAGAGGTGGAGTCTGTCAGGAGCAGGATGGTGAAGCTCAGTGTTGAAGCAGGAGTGAACAGTGTTCATACAGCCTTCATTGCCATTAATAAACACAACAGAGAGACTGTGAAAGGACCTCTCATACAGAGAAGAATACCAACACAAG GATTATATTTGAGAGGTTCTCAGCTACCAGTATTCG GGTATGCCTGTGTAAGCAAGTGTCGTGAAAGGGCAATCGTGTCAGATGGTATTGATGAAGAACTGGACACAC GCCTGACGGATTTACCACCGGTACAAACAAAAAGTAGCGGAGTAAAAAAGA AGGTCAAGAGTTTATTTCGCCGTAATTCTAAACAGAAGTCTATGTCATCTGTCCAGACAAACGTTCATAGCAAGCAAGAAG cagcACCTGAGCCTCAGAAGGACTCTTTTCTTCAGCTGGTGTCTCTTCAGAAGGCCTCGGGCTGCTGGGAGATGAACTCTGCGCTGGCACAAGTGTTTGGAAAGACAGAAGATGagctgaccaatcagaaaccagcacag gTGGACGGCTCAGTGTGGGCCACTCTTCTGGCTCTCATCTGGTTATACGGATATAAAATGGAGCATCAAGTTGAGTGGCAGTTTGTGGCCATGAAGGCGGCATCATGGATCCGCTCTCAGAATG tgggCGGTctgtctcagtgtgtgtgtgatgggaaTGTTCTGCTGGGATGTCACGTGACACAAGAGACTTTGGGAATCTGA